The sequence AATGCTTTCTACAATAGCGTATAACCCATACAAAGTTGCTTCGTTGGTTTTTCCTTGTTTCATTAAGGGCACAATAACTTGGCGAATAATTTGAGAAGATTTGGCATCTGTTAATACACCCTCTAAACCTTGGCCCACCTCTATTCGCACTTTGCGTTCTTTTTTTGTAAAAAATAATAAAATACCATTATCTTTTTCTTTATCACCCAATTTCCATTGGTCTACTACACGAATACTAGCTTCCTCTAAACTTTCTCCATTTAAACTATTTACACTTAAAAAAGCCAACTGTGCTATGCCTTGCTTTTGTAAGATAGAAAAAATAGCGCGCAATTTATCTTGAGTAAAGGGAGGTAAAAAATTGGCTTTATCTACCACCGAGGAGGTAAACTTAGGTACAGAAAAGTTTTCTGCAAAAACCTTAGTGGTAGAAAAAATATTTAAAACTAGTAATACAAAAAATGCCCTAAAAATAAACAAAATTTTCCCTTTTCTTAAAACTGAACTTTAGGCGTTTTTTTTAATTCTTTAGCGCTTTCGTCAGCTTGCCATTGTGGAAGTGGTTGGTAATGAAAAAACATACTGTTGGTAAGACTGCTAGGAAAAACGCTAACTAAGTTGTTAAAACTTTCAATGCTTTTAATATAACGCTGGCGAGCAACGGTAATGCGATTTTCTGTTCCCTCTAATTGCGACTGTAAGTCTAAAAAGTTAGCATTGGCTTTTAAGTTGGGGTACTTTTCTACCACCACCATAAGTTTTCCTAAAGCTTGCCCTAGCCCCGCCTGAGCTTTTTGAAAATTTTTAATTTGTGCAGGGTTTAAATTATTGATATCTATTTTTGCTTGAGTTGCCGAGGCTCTTGCCTTTACCACTGCTTGCAAAGTGGATTTTTCATGCCCAGCATAACCTTTTACCGTTTTAACTAAATTGGGAATTAAGTCTAAGCGCCTTTTGTACTGATTACTAATTTCTGCCAACTGTGACGCCACTTTATTTTTAGCTTTAGGAATGCTTTGCACCCCACAGGCAGATACAGACAATAAAAAAATAATAAAAAAAATTGCTTTCACCTTTCGCTCCTTTGTATATATAGTTATATTAAAGCATGTACACAAAGATACACAACAAAAAAATGCAGGTGTCAAAACTCTTTAAAAATAAAGCTTTAAAATGGAAATATTAGCCAATCACGGAAACCTTTTTTTACTGCTAGCTATTATTTTTTCTTTCTTCATGGCTTATGGTGTAGGAGCTAATGATGTGGCCAACGCCATGGGTACATCGGTTGGTTCAAAAGCCATTACCATTCAACAGGCCATTTTTATTGCTGTTATTTTTGAATTTATGGGTGCTGTTTTAGCCGGTGGCGAAGTTACCTCCACAATAAGAAAAGGTATTTTAGACACTAGTGCTTTTATACAAAATCCTGAATTTTTGGTTTATGGAATGCTCGCCTCTTTACTGGGGGCAGGCATTTGGCTACTTATAGCAAGCTCTTATGGTTGGCCTGTGTCTACAACCCACTCTATTGTGGGAGCAGTTATTGGTTTTGGATCGGTAGGGATAGGTTTTGATGCCGTAGCGTGGAACAAAGTGGGAACCATCATACTAAGTTGGGTGATATCACCACTTACCGCAGGTTCGTTAGCTTTTTTGTTTTATAAAAGTTTACAATATTTTATTATCAACACAAACCAACCCTTAGAAAATGCCAAAAAATATACTCCTGTTTACACTTTTATAATGGGCTTTGTGGTAGCCTTAGTGACTTTATTTAAAGGTCTTAAACATATTGGTTGGCAACTTTCCTCTGACACCAATTACTTGCTGGCTGCTTTTTTTGGTTTATTTGTTATGGGCATTGGTTTTGTAATACAAAATTTACGCTTTTCTAAAAAGCGAATGAGCGCCACCAAAGCTTTAAACCTAAGCCATGCAGAAGAAGAAAAACAAATGGAAAAAATTTTTGCATCGCTAATGTTAATCACTGCTTGTGCTATGGCTTTTGCCCACGGCTCTAATGATGTGGCCAATGCTATCGGACCTTTGGCTGCGATTTATAGCGTTATAAATAATCTACAAATTACTGGAAACCAAAGCGGCTTATCCTCTTGGATTTTACTTATTGGCGGAGGGGGGATTGTTTTGGGTTTAGTAACTTATGGGCATAAAGTTATTGCCACCATAGGAAAAGAAATTACTCA comes from Pseudobdellovibrionaceae bacterium and encodes:
- a CDS encoding TPM domain-containing protein; the protein is MFIFRAFFVLLVLNIFSTTKVFAENFSVPKFTSSVVDKANFLPPFTQDKLRAIFSILQKQGIAQLAFLSVNSLNGESLEEASIRVVDQWKLGDKEKDNGILLFFTKKERKVRIEVGQGLEGVLTDAKSSQIIRQVIVPLMKQGKTNEATLYGLYAIVESISNKNIAKQLFGNSFSSHKKLRKKKKSSFLFVIFLLFFLMGGRGGFFSLFLISQLGGRSSGFGGGGFGGGGFGGGGGGGFSGGGASGSW
- a CDS encoding LemA family protein, encoding MKAIFFIIFLLSVSACGVQSIPKAKNKVASQLAEISNQYKRRLDLIPNLVKTVKGYAGHEKSTLQAVVKARASATQAKIDINNLNPAQIKNFQKAQAGLGQALGKLMVVVEKYPNLKANANFLDLQSQLEGTENRITVARQRYIKSIESFNNLVSVFPSSLTNSMFFHYQPLPQWQADESAKELKKTPKVQF
- a CDS encoding inorganic phosphate transporter is translated as MEILANHGNLFLLLAIIFSFFMAYGVGANDVANAMGTSVGSKAITIQQAIFIAVIFEFMGAVLAGGEVTSTIRKGILDTSAFIQNPEFLVYGMLASLLGAGIWLLIASSYGWPVSTTHSIVGAVIGFGSVGIGFDAVAWNKVGTIILSWVISPLTAGSLAFLFYKSLQYFIINTNQPLENAKKYTPVYTFIMGFVVALVTLFKGLKHIGWQLSSDTNYLLAAFFGLFVMGIGFVIQNLRFSKKRMSATKALNLSHAEEEKQMEKIFASLMLITACAMAFAHGSNDVANAIGPLAAIYSVINNLQITGNQSGLSSWILLIGGGGIVLGLVTYGHKVIATIGKEITHLTPSRGFAAELAAATTVVIASSTGIPVSTTHTLVGAVLGVGLAKGIKAINTKMINKIFLSWIITLPAGALMSLIFFSIFQFLFS